One genomic segment of Bacteroides caccae includes these proteins:
- a CDS encoding winged helix-turn-helix domain-containing protein has product MKIKYKILFISVTVALFLLGSYYYYKYRQSTIEQMAKEAFVEAVNSEAYRRIPDVKLTVGFNGGDILRKDDVPEYIYWYDESGERKYKIDQEKHWKNVTMNSDVRIIHSCAFKDYSLSLDSLNCNWQNFLKKKNLVCRTGICMFSTDWDEKTTSLLTSDSEWWQNLQPFWVCTIGYRCEMECLLYLQYSFSQVLEFAGIVYILLYIFFIFTIYKITAIIRRKMNPEKIIIEKEVLVKEVETTTARLYHLGGDVYFDAEKRIMSEGEKNVSLTNQSAKLLELFMQADNHILSINAIGKALWKVDGNYDNRIYQVLNRLRGFLRHFPSISIEIESVGSYQLKISEI; this is encoded by the coding sequence ATGAAAATAAAATATAAAATATTATTTATATCTGTTACAGTTGCATTGTTTCTGCTTGGTAGTTACTATTATTATAAGTATAGGCAGAGTACTATTGAACAGATGGCTAAAGAGGCTTTCGTGGAAGCTGTTAATAGTGAAGCATATAGGCGGATACCTGATGTGAAATTGACTGTTGGCTTTAATGGCGGAGATATACTGAGAAAGGATGATGTTCCTGAATATATTTATTGGTATGATGAGTCAGGTGAGAGGAAGTATAAGATTGATCAGGAGAAACATTGGAAGAATGTGACAATGAATTCTGACGTGCGGATAATACATTCGTGTGCTTTTAAAGACTATTCACTCAGTCTTGATTCTTTAAATTGCAATTGGCAGAACTTTCTAAAAAAGAAAAATCTAGTATGCCGTACTGGTATATGTATGTTTTCAACAGATTGGGATGAGAAAACAACTTCCTTGTTAACATCAGATAGTGAATGGTGGCAGAATCTACAACCCTTCTGGGTTTGCACGATCGGTTATCGTTGTGAAATGGAATGTCTGCTTTATCTTCAATACTCTTTTTCGCAAGTGTTGGAGTTTGCAGGGATAGTTTACATCTTGCTTTATATTTTTTTTATTTTTACTATATACAAGATAACAGCTATTATCCGAAGGAAAATGAATCCAGAAAAAATAATAATCGAGAAAGAAGTATTAGTGAAAGAAGTGGAGACTACTACTGCTAGATTATATCATTTAGGTGGTGATGTCTATTTTGATGCAGAGAAAAGAATAATGAGCGAGGGGGAAAAGAATGTATCCTTAACAAATCAGTCAGCCAAGTTATTAGAACTTTTTATGCAGGCAGACAATCATATTTTGTCTATTAACGCAATTGGTAAGGCATTATGGAAAGTTGATGGTAATTATGACAATAGGATATATCAGGTTTTAAATCGATTACGAGGTTTCTTGAGACATTTTCCTTCTATATCCATCGAAATAGAGTCTGTGGGGAGTTACCAATTGAAAATCAGTGAGATATAA